From Scatophagus argus isolate fScaArg1 chromosome 2, fScaArg1.pri, whole genome shotgun sequence, a single genomic window includes:
- the LOC124073068 gene encoding LIM and calponin homology domains-containing protein 1-like isoform X5, with product MASAAAGRDVPNAPPRENSERLEPNHPEPACQEAQKWIEAVTGKSFGDKDFRSGLENGILLCELLSAIKPGLVKKINRLPTPIAGLDNLSVFLRGCEELGLRGAQLFDPGDLQDTSIRANLKDSDCNRKLKNVLNTVFWLGKAAGGCPSYGGPSLNLKEFEGLLAQMRVESEEAGESPQKGSVRDSGYDCWDSERSESLSPPRHTRDNSLDSLDSFGSRSQHSPSPDVVNRGNSDGRGSDSEADGSGRRPDVRKDDMLARRTASSESRSSIPFNQFLPNRSNVTSYIPTPRRKPHAEEGEQRSHPQATPEQGKRAGTHHKTPKTVTWAPENNGEKLRREEEKVTQEVLEQRKLQKLEKAGIKVLPAAVRYSSPPTMEEQVVRSPSPNIILRCENDFLSSQKSALDSCSDGEEDAEVRKVPDVHRDDLASRRAHRSPVAPKVHQFVPPPICSNKDRQRWEGIRQASQKTLQEKEISDKEVVPDIITRKENPFLNSASRREKEEDEEEEGEEGKVKTVPNKEKDDLAQRRAQSRPLPHRDGPVSFVSTSMSHSDMQKWERLKMTEPSQVDGADLNQTIPPSADLAPWTPETPPTPTELDARLAQYERSTEEEEEEEEEERVPDLQKDDMMARRTGVFHKQTTATVTYNRFLPLPASKRCTQGEVTNDAAPQSRRKVQADRSRTLNIRAAPQQPRVPMEPAQPPPDATVMRATSHSEREYDEDEDEYDENRPVPDLEKDDMMARRTGSFPKPGAVRANQSINQFLPVPGSTKYNIAPVSAMKPLHSRPKLTEKVASDSSIVTMQAELQSLPSKAPTLPENEGLRKRQEEDGKQERDMTIPNASVTDVTKPLSPPSLTPPPSPAAQTCKVEADLEKQSPKERVEEEVEERKWNVNEEPRKKPFWLDDDDLPPMMMSRRVAFMSEDPESVSMSDMLNEEEVEHLPPLSHSRYERMHEQYNSFLEEEDHWQDDLARWKNRRRSASQELIRKEEERKRMEKRMKEEASDSHKRKSIKTYKEIVEEKERREAELCEAYRNAATPEEAAMVLQRYALRFTISDATLDSLKLPRSSSKPKQDPNHVEKEHKTSTMSDSETSDPLHKQEPAAATDRVPTKPQEIETEAAAQQETSVSVPSSSPTPSSPLSPVKNSENVPHQSLQLNEPKSELVESPATHEKLLITGDAKPQIKHTQTAEVQCHSTQPVHTLPSPPSVCPRPVNLLAAKPYCQPRSTQSGHKPVKMEGLVRVNGETVEDLSTPATSAQHSPQELKDVPSEQTAASQEAVEQTPPPQTEKATPSSGSAISSLIGGRNCIITTTIVTELTHVEPHHPDIQSNGQVNGATVLSEEKNAQPATSPNSMRDYSPTVTEGLEESSMTIETPMLNLAKRVNHWVWDPNEERKRLESWQQEQERLLQEQYQREQEKLKKEWEKAQLEVEEEERKHNEEERKILEETVTPLTPTSLLNQQSGQTGTTFSTPKNDTEMANAPLQRNGQRISTGNEDQHASKLHFFRDSTCDDEPSKKQELWKTASLDRNPQLNQAHIVKRSESHDAVTCKQPSSPSSPQPPSPSRCVSGKRLCSGCSQPLGKGAAMIIDTLGLFFHMQCFKCGVCSGQLGDATAGTDVRIRNGLLSCHECYIASRGRGQPTTL from the exons GCCGTAACGGGGAAGAGCTTTGGAGACAAGGACTTCCGCAGCGGATTGGAGAACGGCATCCTGTTATGCGA GCTGCTGAGCGCAATCAAACCAGGGCTGGTCAAGAAGATCAACAGACTGCCCACCCCCATTGCTGGGCTG GACAACCTGTCAGTCTTCCTGAGGGGCTGTGAGGAATTGGGCTTGAGGGGCGCCCAGCTGTTTGACCCCGGGGACTTGCAAGACACTTCAATACGAGCTAACCTCAA ggaTTCTGACTGCAACcgcaaactgaaaaat GTGCTGAACACAGTGTTCTGGCTTGGGAAGGCTGCCGGCGGCTGCCCCTCTTACGGCGGCCCTTCTCTCAACCTCAAGGAGTTTGAAGGGCTTCTTGCTCAAATGAGGGTG gAGAGCGAGGAAGCAGGGGAGAGTCCCCAGAAGGGCAGCGTCAGAGACAGCGGTTACGACTGCTGGGACTCTGAGAGGAGtgagtctctctctccaccacGACACACTCGTGACAACTCCCTAGACAG TCTCGACTCCTTTGGCTCCCGCTCACAGCACAGCCCTTCTCCTGATGTGGTGAATCGAGGCAACAGCGATG GGCGAGGCAGCGACTCGGAGGCCGACGGCTCCGGCAGGAGGCCAGATGTGCGGAAGGACGACATGTTGGCCAGACGGACTGCCAGCAGCGAATCAAGAAGCTCCATTCCCTTTAACCAGTTTCTTCCCAACCGTTCCAATGTCACCTCCTACATCCCAACTCCACGGCGGAAACCACatgcagaggagggagagcaacGGAG TCACCCTCAAGCCACTCCAGAGCAGGGCAAAAGAGCTGGAACGCACCATAAAACTCCCAAAACTGTCACTTGGGCACCTGAGAACAATGGAGAGAAACTAAGACgggaagaggagaaggtgaCCCAGGAAGTGTTGGAGCAGCGGAAGCTGCAGAAGTTGGAGAAGGCAGGGATCAAAGTTCTGCCTGCTGCCGTTCGCTACAGCAG CCCTCCCACAATGGAGGAACAGGTGGTCAGGTCGCCGTCCCCGAACATCATCCTTCGCTGCGAGAATGACTTTTTGAGCTCTCAGAAATCCGCCTTGGACTCCTGCTCTGATGGGGAAGAGGATGCAGAGGTGCGGAAAGTTCCGGATGTACACAGAGATGACCTGGCATCAAGACGGGCTCATCGCAGCCCCGTTGCTCCAAAGGTGCATCAGTTTGTCCCTCCACCTATATGTAGCAACAAAGACCGACAGCGCTGGGAAGGGATTAGACAAGCCTCgcagaaaacactgcaggagAAGGAAATAAG TGACAAGGAAGTGGTCCCTGACATCATTACACGAAAAGAGAACCCCTTCCTAAACTCAGCCTCTCGCcgtgagaaagaggaggatgaggaggaagagggagaagagggaaagGTTAAGACGGTGCCTAATAAGGAGAAGGATGACTTGGCTCAAAGGCGGGCTCAGAGTAGGCCCCTCCCTCATAGGGACGGACCAGTAAGCTTTGTGTCTACCTCCATGAGCCACTCCGATATGCAGAAGTGGGAGAGGCTCAAGATGACTGAACCCAG CCAGGTAGATGGCGCTGACCTCAATCAAACTATACCTCCCTCTGCTGACCTCGCACCATGGACCCCTGAAACTCCTCCTACTCCTACAGAGCTGGATGCACGTCTAGCTCAGTATGAACGtagcacagaggaggaggaggaggaagaggaagaggagagggtcCCAGATCTTCAGAAAGATGACATGATGGCGAGGAGGACGGGAGTTTTCCATAAACAAACCACTGCCACAGTGACTTACAACCGTTTCCTGCCTCTTCCCGCCTCCAAACGCTGCACACAAGGGGAGGTCACCAATGATGCTGCTCCACAGAGCAGAAGGAAAGTGCAGGCAGACAGGAGCAGGACACTGAACATCAG AGCGGCGCCACAGCAACCCAGAGTTCCCATGGAACCAGCTCAACCACCCCCTGACGCGACTGTGATGAGAGCAACATCTCACAGTGAGCGTGAAtatgatgaggatgaggatgagtaTGATGAAAACAGGCCTGTGCCTGACCTGGAGAAGGACGATATGATGGCTCGAAGGACCGGATCATTCCCAAAACCGGGTGCAGTCAGAGCAAATCAGTCCATCAACCAGTTCCTGCCAGTACCTGGATCAACTAAATATAATATCGCCCCAGTGTCCGCAATGAAGCCGCTACACAGCAGACCTAAACTCACAGAGAAGGTGGCTAGTGACAG CAGCATTGTTACCATGCAAGCAGAACTTCAGTCCCTGCCCTCCAAAGCCCCAACCCTCCCCGAGAATGAGGGGCTGAggaagaggcaggaggaggatggaaagcaagagagagacatGACAATCCCTAACGCCTCTGTCACAGATGTGACCAAgcccctctctcctccatcgCTGACTCCTCCGCCCAGCCCTGCTGCCCAGACTTGTAAGGTGGAGGCAGACTTGGAAAAACAGAGCCCAAAGGAAAGAgtagaggaagaggtggaggagagaaagtgGAATGTGAATGAGGAACCACGAAAGAAGCCATTCTGGCTGGATGACGATGATCTGCCTCCCATGAT GATGAGCCGACGAGTTGCTTTTATGTCTGAGGACCCTGA GAGTGTGAGCATGAGTGATATGCTTAACGAGGAAGAGGTGGAACACTTACCACCACTGAGCCACTCGCGATATGAGCGCATGCACGAACAGTACAACAGCTTTCTGGAAGAAGAGGACCACTGGCAAGAC GACTTGGCTCGCTGGAAGAATCGCCGCCGCAGCGCGTCACAGGAGCTGAtcaggaaagaggaagagaggaagaggatggagaaAAGGATGAAGGAGGAGGCAAGCGACAGCCACAAGAGGAAAAGCATTAAGACCTACAAAGAGATCGTGGAGGAGAA GGAGCgcagagaggcagagctgtGTGAAGCCTACAGGAATGCAGCGACTCCAGAGGAGGCTGCCATGGTTTTACAGCGTTATGCTCTTCGCTTTACCATCAGTGATGCAACACTGGACAGCCTAAAGCTGCCCAGATCCTCTTCAAAACCCAAACAGGATCCGAATCATGTTGAGAAGGAGCACAAAACATCAACTATGAGTGACTCTGAAACATCTGACCCTCTGCACAAACAAGAACCTGCTGCTGCAACAGACCGGGTGCCCACAAAACCTCAAGAGATTGAGACAGAGGCAGCTGCTCAACAGGAGACATCAGTGTCCGTCCCCTCCAGCTCCCCAACACCTAGCAGTCCGCTCAGCCCGGTCAAAAACTCAGAAAATGTGCCACATCAGTCACTACAACTTAATGAACCTAAATCCGAGCTGGTGGAGTCACCAGCTACACATGAAAAACTGCTGATTACAGGAGATGCAAAGCCTCAAAtcaaacacactcagactgCAGAAGTGCAGTGTCACAGCACACAGCCTGTACACACACTACCCTCCCCTCCATCTGTATGCCCCAGACCTGTAAACCTGCTGGCAGCCAAGCCCTACTGCCAGCCCAGGAGCACACAGTCTGGACACAAACCTGTTAAG ATGGAAGGCTTGGTGCGAGTGAACGGAGAAACGGTGGAGGATTTATCCACTCCGGCTACCTCGGCTCAACACTCGCCACAGGAGCTCAAAGATGTTCCCTCCGAGCAGACTGCGGCCAGTCAGGAGGCCGTGGAGCAGACGCCACCTCCGCAGACAGAAAAGGCGACCCCGTCTTCAGGCTCTGCCATCAGCTCCCTGATTGGAGGCCGAAACTGTATCATCACAACCACTATTGTGACAGAGCTCACACATGTGGAGCCGCATCATCCGGATATCCAAAGCAACGGACAG GTCAATGGTGCTACCGTGTtgtctgaggaaaaaaatgctcagCCGGCCACATCACCAAACAGCATGCGAGATTATTCTCCCACTGTCACAG AGGGACTTGAGGAAAGCAGCATGACT ATTGAGACCCCCATGTTGAACTTGGCTAAACGTGTTAATCACTGGGTCTGGGACCCCAACGAGGAGCGTAAACGCCTGGAAAGTTGGCAGCAAGAGCAGGAGCGCCTCCTACAG GAGCAATACCAGAGGGAGcaggagaagctgaagaaggagtgGGAGAAAGCACAGcttgaggtggaggaggaggagagaaagcacAATGAAGAG GAGAGAAAGATTCTTGAGGAGACTGTAACGCCCCTAACTCCCACCAGCTTGTTAAATCAGCAGTCGGGTCAAACAGGGACGACTTTTTCAACTCCAAAAAACGACACAGAAATGGCTAACGCTCCTCTGCAGAGAAATGGCCAAAGGATCTCCACAGGGAACGAGGATCAGCATGCATCAAAGCTGCATTTCTTCCGGG ATTCCACATGTGATGATGAACCCTCAAAGAAACAGGAACTGTGGAAGACGGCTTCTCTGGACCGCAACCCTCAGCTAAACCAGGCACATATTGTTAAAAG GTCTGAATCACATGACGCTGTAACCTGTAAGCAGCCATCCTCCCCTTCATCACCTCAGCCTCCCTCACCCAGCAG gtgtgttaGTGGGAAGAGACTGTGTTCTGGTTGTTCTCAGCCACTGGGAAAAGGAGCTGCCATGATCATCGACACACTGGGACTGTTTTTCCACATGCAGTGTTTCAAG TGCGGAGTGTGCAGTGGGCAGCTGGGTGACGCCACCGCAGGGACTGACGTACGCATTCGTAATGGTTTGCTGAGCTGTCATGAGTGCTATATCGCATCTCGGG gcaGAGGTCAGCCCACCACACTATGA